The sequence below is a genomic window from Uranotaenia lowii strain MFRU-FL chromosome 2, ASM2978415v1, whole genome shotgun sequence.
actacggcaaatcatccaaaaacgccgtgaacaccaagtccctacgcaccatctattcatcgacttcaaagtcgCATATGACACGAttgaccgtgacgagctatgaaAAATCTtagacgagaacggcttttccgggaagctgaacaggctgatcaaggcgacgatggatgtaACGCTGTGCTGTGTGcgggatttcgggtgaattgtcgagttcattcgaatcgcgcagggggcttcgaaaAGGCCtaatgggatgaataaacctaagaagcttaaaatcccaaataaaacaacaaaacaacaaacgcttcgacaaggcgatggtgtATTCTGCATGATGTTGAACTTAGCGccagaaggtgttattcgacgagcggtgggcgaaatgcatGGCACGATTTTCAATAGATCCTGTCAAATTATCTGCTgtttaatacgtccaagacgccACTTCAATAACAAAGTCACGGTCGACGGCGACGAACTGGAGATAGTCTAAAACAGTGTCTATATCGTCTCACCGGTGACCAGAGACAATAACATAAGCCGTGAGATTCAGCCGAATGATCAGCGGCCTGCTACTACTAtgaactccacaagcaactgtgatcgagaagacttagcccccGCACGAaatgtaacctgtatatgacgctcattagaccggttattctctacgggcacgagacatgaaTATTACTCGAGGAGGAGCTGTGCACGCtcagagtattcgagcgacgagtgttaagaaccatctttggcggcgtacaggagaaccgagtgtggaggcgaaggatgaaccacgagctcgcacgACTCTACGGGGAACCCAGTATTCAGAAGATGGCGAAGGCTGGATAGATACGCTGGGCAAGACTTGTTGTGAGAATGCCGAATGacgtcctgcaaaacaggtgttcgcagccaatccggtaggaacgagacgaactgtggcgcaacgagcgaggtggttagtccaagtggagcgtgatctggcgtatgtgggatgcccgaagaattggagaacggttgccatggatcaaggaattggaggaatatttttcatcagatTATGTCGTGAAACGAAACatcatataaataaataaatcgcgTAGATCTAGAAAATATTACCCCTTAAGACacgttatgaaaatttgtgtaggTCATAATTTGACtatctgaaattttaacatttcaaaGGTTCTAAAAGGACATgacttcttttaaattttaaattttgttgaaattggaattaataatattttgtgaaaactataataatataAATATCATATTTGAGCAGAATATAAATGACTTGAAGATATTCTATGACCTAGAGATTGGTCATTGTCCAGCGTTCAACTGAGATATGGCGCAAATCGCAATCATAAGAGAAGAATTGAAacaatttgtgtatttttttcggattttcagCTAATGTTGTTGAAAACACAAAAAGAAATCAGAAACTCCTTCAAAATCTTAAAGGACCAAAAATCCCACTTAATATCAAatcattcaataaaataatcaactGGTTGCCCAAAAATCTGCATACAATTGGCAACTTTTACTATCGTTCTGCTGAAAtcgaatcttcaaaaatttcagtatCTTCGTACTATAGAATTGGtccaaaatttgtaaattgaaTTTCCAAGATATATTTTTCCTGATAGATCAAAGTTTGACCAACTCTAGGTGGAACATAGCATCAAACAATTTCTATCATGCATGTTGGCACGTAACAATTGTCATACGAATTACTTTAATTGGACCGAGCGATACAAGATATGCGTAGGAACAAGTTTATAAGATttaattagaatttgatgaaattaaaCTGATAAATCCacaaaattgatataaataTGACTTCCAGTCATATTGACACATGAGTTTAGGAAGCTTTCTACCATGACACCCAAAAGTCAACCCAACATTCAACTGAAGCTGttcattttcatcacatttgtgATGCTACTGAAATCAACAGAAGTAAGAATTACGAgacgcttatttttttttttgtttattaatgaTTTTTCTCTTAGGCTCGCATAGGAATGGATGTGGTTGACATAACTGACTGTCCGAACAAGCCACCGATGAAAGGATTGGATTTTTCGAATCTTTCCTTCTCGATGAACGAAAAAGGCGAAGTAATCATGGATGGTAACGTAACATTTTTGGTGGAACATGGCGCCCCCTGGTCTGTAAGCGTGATGGTCTTTTCAATTACCTGGTCTTAAACATTCCAAATCAATCGATGTAACTTTACAGTGGATACTGCACACGCAACATTTGGAACGCGGAACGTGGGCGACAGGAATTGTGAGAAAGAGCGTGCCGGATTTCTGCAAAAGTTGTCATAACCCTTTGGAGGTGTGGAGCGTGATCATGAAATACGTCAAGATCCAGGAATGTCCGGTTCCGGCTGGggtttgatatttttcaaaaaaaaaaatcagtgctgCGTTTTCATTAACTTGTTTTATCTTCTTTCAGCATGTGGAATCTTTTGATCGGGTTAACTTGGGATCGTTTGGGGTCAGAGTACCAGCTGCATTCATAGGGGAATGGAAACTTTTCATAGAAACAACTTTGGGTCCAAATTACCATGATTGTTTAATGGTCGAAGGatctgtttttgaaatttaatcatCGTCAACAGAAAcaatgtgtttaaaaattcaatttgaaggttgaaagtaaataaatataatttaactACTATGGGTTCTGAAGATTTTGGAAgtttaaatatgtctttttgTTCTGAAGGGTGTCCCTTATCAACTTGCATTACTTTTCAAACGCTGAAGAAAATCACCCGTTTGCtagttttgcttgaaaatttgcatacagATATCTGATTTtaaggagcgctatggtataaaaaacagtttctttAAGTTGAtatgaatacaaattttttttttgaatcatttccccgttgttgaattttttaccTGTTTGCTTTAATATCTATGTACGCTACATAAAGCAAATGAATCCAACTCAACCTATAAGCTGCAAAACTGTCCTTTTGATCCCATTAGACCGTAATCCAAATGGAGTAAaccaaaattgaatgaattgtaATTTGCAATAGCAAGTGGAACTTGGGAAGACATCTGCCAGaaataaaacgattttaaaagAGCGCTCTCCAGTGTCATACTGTGTTGTCTTCGCATACTTTCGAGAGGAAGTGACCCTTTTTGTTCCCCGACAATAAGTACAAGTTCAAGCTGCAGGATCAAGGATCAAGCAAGAGTCAAGACAGCAGCAGGTCATTCAGTTCCTTCCATTCCAGGAATTCTAGCAAAACATCGCTCACTGCAAACAGGAAACCATCCGGTCCTcttccttttttcat
It includes:
- the LOC129741886 gene encoding uncharacterized protein LOC129741886, with translation MTPKSQPNIQLKLFIFITFVMLLKSTEARIGMDVVDITDCPNKPPMKGLDFSNLSFSMNEKGEVIMDGNVTFLVEHGAPWSWILHTQHLERGTWATGIVRKSVPDFCKSCHNPLEVWSVIMKYVKIQECPVPAGHVESFDRVNLGSFGVRVPAAFIGEWKLFIETTLGPNYHDCLMVEGSVFEI